In the genome of Phocaeicola salanitronis DSM 18170, the window CCTTTTCTGCATCCAGCCATATCAGAAGAAAATCGCCCTCGATGTGGCACTCCATGCAGCCAAGATAATCACCTTTGAGCATGTGCGCCCTGTATTTGGCTGGAAGTTCTATTTCGTTCTCCAGCATTTGAAAGACTTCCAGCAGCTTTTCCAGCTTGTTGGGGTTGTTCCGATACCTTTTGAAGTCCTTTTTGAATTGTGTTGAGTATCGCAGTGTTTTCATCATTCACAGGACTTTATAAAGGCTTCCATGCTGCTTGTGTCTATTGTACCAGCAAACTTGCCTGTACGTGCTTCTTTTATGGCTGCAATGGTTTCTTCATTCGGTTCTGAATACATTGCGTCCATCAGTGTGCTTTCAACGAAGTTGTTTAGACTTCTGTTGGCTTTTCTCGCTTCTTCCTGTAAGTCCTTTAACAAGTCCTCACGCAAGCGGAAAGAGGTCTGTTTTCTTATTACTGCTTCCATTTTCTTTGTGTATTATATTGTATCACAAAAGTAATACATTATATCACAGAATCCAAATTAAAAGGTTTTTTTTACACAATAAAAT includes:
- a CDS encoding type II toxin-antitoxin system YafQ family toxin; the protein is MKTLRYSTQFKKDFKRYRNNPNKLEKLLEVFQMLENEIELPAKYRAHMLKGDYLGCMECHIEGDFLLIWLDAEKDIIEVLRLGSHSELFKK